From the genome of Desulfovibrio inopinatus DSM 10711, one region includes:
- a CDS encoding cytidylyltransferase domain-containing protein, translating to MIQFEGKDRTVLAWIPARGGSKGVPRKALRNLGGKPIIAYTIEAALEITGVDKVLVNTDDEEIREVSLKFGAEVPFLRPQELAQDDSNLGHVVHHMNVWLEEHENFRSDIGIGMSPTYPFRKRHRINDAIALAYADRTVGNVRSVIRSKIHGENYWTQHNGLVEPFLFNKMECNPRADRFINLFAFNIIFNYRYHAYSDCRFSMPDPYEITTMEAIDIDTIEDFTLARIIAERGLFSYE from the coding sequence ATGATACAGTTTGAAGGAAAAGATCGTACAGTTCTGGCTTGGATTCCAGCCCGCGGTGGTTCCAAAGGAGTCCCCCGTAAAGCCTTGCGAAATCTGGGAGGCAAGCCGATTATTGCCTATACCATCGAGGCGGCACTCGAAATCACGGGAGTGGACAAAGTTCTCGTCAACACCGATGATGAAGAAATAAGGGAAGTAAGCCTCAAGTTTGGTGCCGAAGTCCCGTTTTTACGTCCTCAAGAGCTTGCCCAGGATGATTCAAATCTGGGCCACGTTGTCCACCATATGAATGTGTGGCTGGAAGAACACGAAAATTTTAGAAGCGATATCGGTATCGGCATGAGTCCAACGTACCCTTTTCGCAAACGTCATCGTATCAATGACGCCATCGCTCTGGCTTACGCGGACAGGACTGTAGGTAATGTACGCAGTGTCATCAGAAGTAAAATACATGGCGAGAACTATTGGACACAGCATAACGGTCTTGTAGAACCATTTCTTTTTAATAAAATGGAGTGCAACCCAAGGGCAGACCGATTTATCAATCTCTTCGCATTCAATATTATCTTCAACTATAGATATCATGCATACAGCGATTGTCGATTCAGCATGCCTGATCCATATGAGATAACGACAATGGAAGCTATTGATATAGATACCATTGAAGATTTTACTTTGGCCAGAATCATTGCAGAAAGAGGCCTTTTCTCCTATGAATGA
- a CDS encoding cytidylyltransferase domain-containing protein, producing the protein MIFVDGQPQTVMAWIPARGGSKGLPRKALLDLQGLPVIAHTIKAALDAKYVDRVLVNTDDEEIRQVSIAHGAEVPFLRPAKMAEDDSPLEEALQFQYDWLKREEGAIPGIMIGMSPTHPFRCHGRLDSALEKAASDANIMNVRGVAPCISCLENYWIPTTGKKVAPFWDGEIQKDCTTVFQNLFSYNIVLECRIHLDTHPIFGRPVASHLTQLETIDLDDPHDMALARLIAAKKNLLDTACFAPQPDIPSDSLVPIYGKLFQKNDNTQQAQVLVHKDYPLIDEEDVSAFTEATQGSSNVVISGCDVDEDIHPFRLLKQDEHGYLRYLVDLPNEIRGKRQHYPTIRRFVPALVYLPPGTSLDDLARHSPDMWLLPKEKLLDVTNELEQLCIEITRTAM; encoded by the coding sequence GTGATTTTTGTTGATGGACAACCACAAACTGTTATGGCCTGGATTCCGGCCAGGGGTGGGTCGAAAGGGCTTCCTAGAAAAGCCTTACTTGACCTGCAAGGCCTTCCCGTCATTGCCCACACCATCAAGGCCGCTCTGGATGCCAAATATGTGGATAGAGTGCTCGTCAATACGGATGATGAAGAGATACGGCAGGTCAGTATCGCCCATGGAGCGGAGGTTCCTTTTCTGAGACCGGCGAAGATGGCCGAGGACGATTCGCCCTTAGAAGAGGCACTTCAATTTCAATACGATTGGCTCAAACGCGAGGAAGGCGCCATACCGGGGATCATGATCGGCATGAGCCCTACACACCCGTTCAGATGTCATGGCAGACTCGATTCTGCCCTTGAAAAAGCGGCCTCCGACGCCAACATAATGAATGTTCGTGGAGTGGCCCCGTGTATTTCCTGCTTGGAAAACTACTGGATACCCACAACAGGCAAAAAAGTTGCGCCCTTTTGGGATGGGGAAATTCAAAAAGATTGTACTACCGTTTTTCAAAATCTTTTTTCATACAATATCGTCTTAGAGTGCCGAATACATCTCGACACACATCCCATTTTCGGGCGGCCCGTTGCATCGCACCTGACGCAACTTGAGACGATAGACCTTGATGACCCTCATGATATGGCGCTGGCTCGATTGATTGCCGCCAAAAAAAACTTGCTGGACACTGCATGTTTTGCTCCCCAGCCAGATATACCGTCAGACTCTCTGGTCCCAATTTATGGAAAACTTTTCCAGAAGAACGACAATACACAGCAAGCACAAGTTTTGGTGCATAAAGATTACCCTCTTATAGACGAAGAGGACGTAAGCGCCTTCACAGAGGCGACACAAGGCAGCAGCAATGTGGTGATTTCAGGATGTGATGTTGATGAAGACATTCACCCCTTTCGCTTGCTGAAACAAGATGAGCATGGCTATTTGCGTTATCTTGTTGATCTCCCCAACGAAATACGTGGAAAACGACAACACTACCCCACAATACGACGCTTTGTTCCTGCCCTTGTGTATCTTCCCCCAGGAACCAGCCTAGACGACCTGGCTCGACATTCCCCGGATATGTGGCTCTTGCCCAAAGAAAAACTTCTGGATGTAACGAACGAACTGGAACAGCTCTGTATTGAGATTACCCGCACCGCCATGTGA
- a CDS encoding sulfotransferase family 2 domain-containing protein, which yields MNGQVIYHLKSMPYGAEVLIYGTGGAGAELFEHIQRERQDITVLAFVDTYKESGNHCKKAIINVDKINQCYYGKYILIASVYFREISNELLKRGIENFSIYADCSEDDEYYSGMCKVALKVESNIVHFNNELPDIKTLRESTLICNFPVSVESSKRISVRLGLEEGMYAATNILDKSFSQIDKVLSSASLDVINVIDVEGDQKHLVKLLVYLSELKIGSIVVWKQPSKIKSIVSMYKFGITYLSIPKCGSSSIIDLLRTNFEDSFDESCKEHQVQEHSLLFHADVTGERFKGHHFFTVTRNPYTRLASLYNSRVKPGQYFSPALMKNYGDDSFKTFVRFVSSCPDAIAERHFQSQAYFLTIEDGVLLDAEIIHLEENSHLQTFLSEYVPTVRMSQHNRSRKKGQDYIAQYYTPELIRLVNQRYATDFEICKYPMH from the coding sequence ATGAATGGGCAAGTAATATATCACCTTAAGTCCATGCCGTACGGTGCAGAGGTACTCATTTATGGTACCGGGGGAGCTGGCGCTGAATTATTCGAGCACATACAGCGTGAACGTCAAGATATAACGGTGCTTGCTTTTGTTGATACGTATAAAGAAAGTGGAAATCATTGTAAAAAAGCAATCATCAATGTGGATAAGATTAATCAGTGTTATTATGGAAAGTATATCTTAATCGCTTCAGTGTATTTTAGAGAAATCTCAAACGAATTATTAAAGAGAGGAATTGAAAATTTCAGTATATACGCTGATTGCAGCGAAGACGACGAGTATTATTCTGGAATGTGCAAGGTTGCTCTGAAAGTTGAAAGCAATATCGTTCATTTTAACAATGAACTTCCTGATATAAAAACATTAAGAGAATCGACATTAATCTGTAATTTCCCTGTAAGTGTTGAATCTTCAAAAAGAATCTCAGTACGGTTGGGTCTTGAAGAAGGCATGTATGCAGCGACCAACATATTAGACAAATCATTTTCGCAGATAGACAAGGTTCTTTCTTCTGCTTCCTTGGATGTCATCAATGTGATCGATGTTGAGGGCGACCAAAAACACTTGGTTAAACTTCTTGTATATTTATCTGAGTTGAAAATTGGTTCTATTGTCGTTTGGAAACAGCCAAGCAAAATTAAATCAATAGTATCAATGTATAAATTTGGAATAACATATTTATCAATTCCAAAATGTGGATCTTCATCCATCATCGATCTCTTGCGAACGAATTTTGAAGACTCTTTCGATGAATCTTGCAAAGAACACCAAGTGCAGGAGCATTCTCTCCTCTTTCATGCTGATGTTACAGGCGAGCGCTTCAAAGGGCATCATTTCTTCACTGTGACACGTAACCCCTATACTCGCTTGGCCTCGCTCTACAACAGCAGAGTAAAGCCGGGACAGTACTTTTCCCCTGCCCTCATGAAAAATTATGGGGATGATTCATTTAAAACGTTCGTCCGTTTTGTCTCAAGTTGCCCTGACGCCATTGCCGAGCGCCATTTCCAGTCTCAAGCATATTTCCTCACCATTGAAGACGGCGTGCTTCTCGACGCTGAGATTATTCACCTTGAGGAAAACAGCCACTTACAGACCTTTTTGTCCGAGTATGTTCCCACAGTTCGCATGTCCCAACACAACAGGTCACGAAAGAAAGGCCAGGATTATATTGCTCAGTATTATACCCCTGAGCTTATTAGGCTGGTAAATCAACGCTATGCAACAGATTTTGAAATCTGCAAGTATCCAATGCATTGA